GAAAAGGCCCATTTCCAACATTATTTACGGAAATGAGacactaaaaaattatttactagAATGGTCCAAAAATACAAAACGCTCCAATATGGACATGTTTTCAGGGGAAAATGCAGAAAAACATGCTGACGTAAGAGCGCTTTACCATGTGTCAGCAAAAGTGCGCTGACGTGGGCGCGCTTTATCCTGTGTTTTTCTCCCAACGgtcatttaaaaaattgatcgTTGGGCCTAACGatcaggaaaaataaattataaaacttccACCCATTTTTCACACAAAATTTCTTCCAAACTTCTCTCTAAATTCCGCAAAAAAGCTCTCAAAGctctctaaatttttaatttttgtctaaattagtatttttttataatttctaagaaATCTGATCGTGTTAGAAATGACCCGATAATTAATTCGTCTCGATGATGAACATATCTTTGTCAACCAAACGGAAatggtaagggttaattttaattttaattttttaatattatttaatatttttatttcatttttgtaatttaattaatattttttatatttttttataacaatcGGTGGATCGAGTGTTACAATGTTTTATTCGTAATATGACTAATCCTTCATCACCGTTGATAGAAAATTACTTGAGGGAAACGGGTTTTTGGCGCTTGGCCAATATAGGCCGGtggtgcaagttggacccgaaactcatcAGCGTGTTCGTGGAGAggtggtgtaacacccctaacccatatccatcaccagattagggttacgaggtattaccggTCATATCAAAGTTCATACAGTTGATTatttcatttcacaactaaaaATTCAATCACATCAATGCTCGTaacttaatcaaatatcgagtcttaaaattttaacaacataacatttcataattaaaacatattctaGCATGTGTCAAAACATATTATATACAGAACTTATAACAAAACAACTATTCCATTAGTTGATTATCTAACCTATTATTATAATGCTTTTCCACATGTACAAATTAAACATCAAACGAATCATAATTCATTACTAAATTAAACATCAAACGAATCATAATTCATTTATGCGGCATTAGTGATATAAAAACATGTCCAAACATGCTTATAATATAGTCAGAAAGCAATCCcaatcattttaattcatatgaCAAAAGCCGAATCAAATCATGTTTATTACACATATTATGCATTGTACCAAATTATCACACAAGACCAACTTGCTTCTTATCAATTCGACTAGCAAAATTAACCTGAAACACTTTCCTCAATTGTCATTTAACAACCAAACCTATATATCCAATTCACattataaaatcatacatataaCCAATTAATTATTCGCATATTCCTTCATCCAAGATAATTTCAATACATAACATAAACCATATCACATACTCATTAATATGAATCTACTACTTTAGCCGAATATACTTATACTCATTATTCACTATTTCTAAACCATTTCACTAATGCAAgcataccatttcaatttgactCAAAGTAACCATAGTATAGCATAGTTCACACATAACAAATACaaacaatttcaatattaacatataactaaacAATTAACTACATGATCAAATCACTATTGCCGAACCACAATTTAGATTAAACCcatcatttatatttacaatttaagctAATACATGACTGAAAATCACTATCATTAGCATTATTGACAATCCACAACCAAAACACCTTCATCAATCATATATCAAGCTTACCAAATTGAATTAATCataagctatatatatatatatcattacttCATACCGAAATCAAATACCAAACACATCACACACATATACCATAACCGAAAATGCATAAATATAAGCATCATCTCTAGCCATTTTTGTATGGATTTATAGACAAATTCAAAATACAGTTACTTTaatactagcctatacatgctatatgttcaaagtttccagcttttaaaataccaaaatagagATCGATAATGTGAAAGACTTCCTTGAAGATCCCCAAGCTCTGAGCTAGctatcaaaatctataaaacaacgaataaacacacaaagtaagcttggaaagcttagtaagccataaacaaataaatcattataagaTTATTAACAATCCAATTCAAATAGGCTGAATAcaaacaatttcaaacatatatacattcaCTTTTATCATATAATTCAACTTACTACATAAGCATCATTCATTGCCATGTATTTCACATATAGACATTTGAAACATACCCACTTTTCATTTCTGAATTACATAAACACATCACACGTACCTGAATCGgatacatttttttttacataatcaTTCATTTCTCAATATTGGCCGTTGAACCGTTCGGAATCgataaggatactcggataaCTCAGAAAGCTCGTACAATGTCAATGTctcagacgtggtcttacatgtaatcaaatattgaTGCCATTGTCCCAgatagggtcttacacgaaattgTATACGATGTcgatgtcctagacatggtcttacatgtaaatctcaaatcgaccCCAacatcccagacatggtcttacgcaATAACTCATATCGGAaacctatgtcatgacatatgtatcctaactattcctatggttcgtacgAGGCTTTCAGACGTCGTAATTCAATAGATTCAAGCTCGTAACTAGTTCTCCAATGCTCACATATAATGCATATACATTcgaatttaacaacatttatttacttatgaacttacctcgtacagAAACGAACAGATGGAATCGACTACTAGACCACTTTCGACTTCCCTCAATctaattctgttttcttttgttcttgatctatatttggctatttaataacacattacattcaattcaaacaacaaatacataattagggcattttgcactttagcccttaaaattcacatttttgacattttagtccctatttcataaatcacaaaatacacaaattttcatatttcccaTGCTTGGCCGAATATCCATATAGTTCATATAAGTCCATATCTTTCATTTATTTCGTATTTTGACccttaaatttacaaaattcataatttaatcctaaataggcatttttactaaaaatcacttaattaaacttgacaatctaaccacatatatttatttttcatcatcaaacacaaAAATCATCAAGCTATCAACAAtggaaaatctcaaatttatcatccattgaaaaaattaaagcatagGCTAGCTAAAACACGAAGCAACggtctcaaaaacgtaaaaattatcaaaaatcgagcAAAAACGAACCTTGAATCAAGCTTGGACCAAGGCTGAATGTAGCTagcttattttctttctttttcctttgaagTTTCGGCAAAGATGATGAACATAATGCAtggttttatgttttaattttatttaattacattttaacacataatttactattttaacctttataaaataatatgaaaacatTATAACTCATGTCCATAACCGTCCATGCTAATTTTCTATGGTCAAATATCAACATAAGGACCCCACATTATAAAAGCCATAGCAATATAGCACTTTAAAAAATGGCTAGCCACTTTTGCATTATATGCGGTTAAGTCCTTTTATAAAACCgagcacacaaacgataaaattttcacacgaaattttcatacatgTAAATTAACATGTTGtagacaccaaaaataatattaagatactTTAATGACTCATATttttggtcccaaaactactgttctaatttagctaaaatcaggctgttacaggTGGAGACCtaagacgcacacattccatcctCCATGTGGGGAATGTACCATCACTTTGGAGGACATGCAGTTATAATTGGGGTTACCGGTGGATGGGTTCGTATTCATCGGGTTCGCTCAATTTGCTGATTGGGGAGTCATATGCTACGATATTTTGGATGTGATTCTGGATATTATTTACGGAGGACAGATTGATATGGACTGGTTATAAGACACATTCCCGAAGTTGGGGGATGATTCAATTGAAGTAGAAAGAGTACGATACgttcgggcatacattcttcagatcttcggaggttatctgatgtcgGATAAGTCATAAAACcttgtacatctaaggtggctaCTGAAACTCATCGATTTTAGAGCAACTGGCGAACTCAGTTGGGGGTCTGTCGTGTTATCAACATTGTACTGGGAGATGTGTCGGGCGACGTaaccaaataaaatcaaaatcggaggttgcctctCTCTACTACAATCAGGGGCTCGGttttgcttttcatttttacGTCATCGAGTGAACCACTTGTATATATTCTCACTTTTAAtaaggtaaaatttattttaaaatttacaattattacataaatttaaaatataattttatgctaaaattttatttaaataggtggaaccattcaGCGAGTTACGGTGGAATACCTACTACTCTTGAAGATATATGGCTTCTATTAAACTAACAGTCGAAAGCGCATGTAAAtacttatttcattttgaactatatatacataacatagtCGATttcgtatttagtatttagttttatgcatataactaatatttttatcacgttTATATAGTTTCAATGGGCACCATACAAGGATCTGACAATTCATGCAGTAATTCCGGATAAATTCCTACAGAATCTGAACATCTTGCACGCTAAGGTCCTATTGGTCAACTACGCTACCGTTGAAATGCACCAGACGGATAGAGTGTTGTGGCAATTTAGATTCTGACAATCGATTCTTGTGGCACCTGAGGTGATTGATGATGAGCACAAAATTGATTTACGATGACCGAATACGCATTGGCCGATCTTCCACTcggaatatatcaaaatatgggAAAATCAGTATGATAATATAACTACTCGCGAACCGGTTATCGTTTCAGAGTTAGCATGCGAGCCGAattacatgccatggtttaggatccatagTAAGCCATATTTGCTCTTAGAATAGCAGAGACATTGACAATTTTGTGTCAAAAGAGAACAACggggccctttaaatccaaggaCAACGGCTGACGGGACGGGCCCATTAATAGCACCCACGCAATCACTGGCCTTAACAGAGCAAGCAACAATGTCCACAGCACAGCCCATTCAGATTATGCCAAGTGcatatcctaacccttatatgtttcctttttccaCTCTTATGCAAGGTTGGAATGCATAACCCCGTGCATCTCATTTCCCGATAACTCCAACTCAATTGATGATATATAGGCCATTGTCGTAGGAAAAAGCGCATGAGGCACCGTCGGGGAGCTCATCTCATTTCTAATCCCCATCGTCTTATGAAATTCAAACACCTCCCTCgtgggtgatgcaaacacctccgcAATCTTTGTTCTATCAAGGTGGGTCATCCTCCTAACACCCACAACCAGAAGCTGATCCTGAACAACCATAACCCCTGCCAGAAGCTgaaccaagaaagaatccagCACGTAACCGTCCTGATTTCGACCGGCATAtgcattaatttttttgaatatatttgtacaaactgtttttatattgtttcatttaataaacagaagttgttttgaatatttttgtacaaattatttttatattgtttcattcaataaaatagaaattcttttgaataagacaatacaaattattttttcattgttttatttaataaaattatgagtTATTTCGATTTGGACATATTCACATTGTATGACTCGGGTTCCTACACCACCCGCGCAACTTCTGTTGGTTCGTTCTTTCCTGAATATCCATATTATCACGTATTTTAGTCGAGCACAATTGACTTTTTAGTTTGTgacgtaattctctatccgATAATAACTTAAACAGAGCAAGCGATACAGACCGCCACTTACATTTATTTGACTGGTGGGAATATGTGTCTCCACAAGTTATACATGTATTATAATTTGTACATTTCGTCGAGATAGCTCATGAGATCCaaacggagattctgacaagctgcaattacatgaacgcatggataacgaagtgcgtcaAACCTCTCATagtcacaagtcctatttctCAGGTGTACACGATACTGTCTGCTGGGAATACCTTGGTTCGGTCTGTTGTACTCAGTCACATGAAACCATAGGTTGTcgcgatcgtgacacactgtgtacATGGAGTTGGTCCGCGTCTTAGCCTTATTAATTTCTTACACTACCTTTTAGCACCATATATGGCCTCCCTGCATTTGGCTTTTATAACTCGCTACTTACTTTGGAAATGATGCCGCCAAATGGAAGTATGTCTCCCACACAATCGATATTATCAGTAAATAACTGTTTCTTTTAGAACAGGATTGATGCATTCAACCAAGTTTAAGGTCATCTGACTATATTGGAGGCCACCGTTGTATAATTGTGTCCACTGAACGAAAGGTATGTTATAGAGGTAGTTTACACCTTGATCGTTAATTGACCATAAAATCaccaacatctcatgaaaatGGTCATTATTGATCTCGTACCCTATCAATATAAGTGGATAATGATAATTACATACTATTATTCCATTCAGaacaaattgaatattacaaacCAAATAATATTGATGGCgattaaatacccatgttggtcacttgtcgtcgtttaATGATAGACCAATATTGCCCGTAGTAGTTGAACGTAACGTGCCTTAGATAATACTGATGGTGTGTACGATCCCAGAGGCTTCTCTATCGCTCAATTGTGACTAGTATTTCAGTGCCTCAATCTGATATAACGTAGATATCAGGTAGAGGGCAGACATGCCTCCTCaacctagaaagaaagaaattaaagtCGTCACCTGACTCCttcggtgttattgcaaactCAATTGGAAGGATCCTTCCATCACCATTTTGTGCCATAACTAGCAATAGCtgatgggtatatctaccatacataaaggtaccgtcaatttgtaccaatggcttgcagtactGAAATGCGGCCCGACATTGCTTAAAGCTCCAAAACAGACGCTTGAACACTAGGCATCTACGGAGCAAGCGGTTGTTGTAGTACGCAGGAACCGTTTTAAGGTATGTTACACAACTTGAGACGTACCTCTCCAACATCTGACACCACTGGCACACCTCATTGTATGAAACGTCCCACCCACTGTGTATTTTCTCTAATGtcttctgcttagctatccaaacATTGCGGTAAGAAGGCATGTACTTGAATTGACTACAAATATTGGTAATTAAGACCGATACAACAGTCTTGGGATCTGCTTTCACCATCGGTAGTATTAAGCTCGTATCATATTTGAATCCAACTTGGAATGATCTTGTGAAATACCTGTCAACCTATGAGTacgttaaataatgcaacattagataataacagtaatatttaaaaaacctAAACACCTAGTGATATTGTACTGGCTATACACGTATGGGGAATTTTGAACAtctttatctcccacaaccctgtcatCTTATTAACTGAAGccatgattttccatgaacatgaaCCGTATCGCACAGTACACTTGACCTCGAACTtctcagatttggatttaaccacgTGGTAGTTAACTCTGTTCATGATGTTATATTGCTTCAATACACCGAGAAAACCATCCTTACTAGAAAAATCCTTACCAACTTCTAATTCACCCGAATCCAACGACGAACTTGTGTGGCCATGCCTCTTGTGTGGTAGATATGGAAACTCTAATGCATCATCTACCGATAGATCGGTATTATACATGCGGGCTAAAGGCGAGTACGTCGTGAATCGCAgatcttattattattcttcATCTGAACCTTCTCATTGTCTTCAAGTTCGATTGGAACAGGCTccagtttagaaaataatgtaaCTTCTGCACTATCGTGACCAGGTTTTCAAAGTGGATCCATATCAGACTCATCATCCGACCCACCAACATCTGCAACTaggaggtcccctcaccggtggacatcgtagggagtacatcatccttTTTCGTGTATGTTTCATAGTGTCCCCAATCAAATgtggattgccaaccactagaagttgatgCCATTCCCCAATAAGTATTTTCAGCATTGAACATCGACCCACTGAggtgcatgtcccatccactaACAGAGTATCGTGCAAGGGTCGTGTATTTTGTACTGCCACAAAAAATAGATGATTTTGTGTTCTACCTCCCACTAACGGAGTGTTGAGCAGGGGTCGTGTATTCCTCTCGAACAATTGTAGATATTGAAGTCGCAAGTGCTTTATTTGGCAATGAAAATTCCATTTATAACTCAAGATAGGGTAATCTACTAGTGTggtgagtctgcaccattgcctacAAGCACGAGCACATTCgatatcaaatgagtcatatgtcacggGATCAACTGAAGCACAAAATCGATACTTAATAGACGAAACTCTCATTAGCGTCATTCCGAAGATTTtgcgcctaattcttttacgaagttttaTCAgttctatgttctggttaaaaatcAGTTGCGCTGTATTCTCCGATAGAAAAACAACACCGTTCTCGGTGTCACGGACCTCATCGtcgtagtaaataacaatactaatatgttcactcattttcaaccaaattatctatcgaaagaaattcaaaacgaaaaacattatgcaaaaatataatgattcgTTAAATATTAATACGATAAATCAACTTATACCCTATCAACTTCTTCAGTTCCTATTCTTCTGAACTCCTTCAATTTCTCTTGTTGTAACTTATGCAACAAGACAATGAAATTTGGTTCATTAATAGCCTAATGGATAGTGGGATGCACTATCACTAGCATTACTGAAAAGAATGTCCAGCTGAGATTTTTTttagtacttttgctgacagtgcatctTGCTTGAAGCATTTTTCAACTCTAACTATTAGATTTCCCGTGAATCCTAGGATATTTTTTCAGAACCATTCCTAGGATATTTTTTCAGAACcatcttcttaaaattattttttcagaatcAACTGTACAAAAAAAAGTCCAGTTAAAGCTTTTTTTGTACAATTACTGactatacaaaaaaataaaataaaattcatcttatcaaaataattttttcagaaCACATCAcgtcaaatttatttttcatatccCATCTTGTCAAATTTATTTCTTCTAGAACAATACttaccaattaaaaaaattaaaccctaaaacaaaccctaattattttttaaaaaaccttaaaccttaatttattcttttaaaaaccaTAATCCTCACTAACCCAAACCCTAAGCCCTAATATACAAATAACCCAAAAATCCTAATTAAACATAGGGTAAAGCGTGCTCACATTAGTGCGCTTTTACTGACACAAGATAAAATGTGCCCACGTTAGCGAGTTTTTGTTGACACGTGGTAAAACGCTCCCACATCAATgcacttttttatattttttcctaaaaatacgTTCACATCAaagcattttataaattttgagtcattccaataaataattttttaatgactcattttcataaataatgtTGGATTTCCATTTATTGTAGAATGCCCGTTTTCGTGCTCACAAAACTACTGCCGGCAGTGCTGACGTTTGAATTTGGCGTGCTGTTGTTAACATTAAATAGGGAATCCCAGGACGTGATTTATTGTAAAAATGGCAAAACcgtaattaaagaaaaacactAGGCCCCATtgccaaaatcattttaatttccttgtttaaaataaagttgttAAAACAGAGAAGCGTTTTTTGCGTGacaatttatttgtttagtaTTATTACCTGTGAAATTCtgttctcatttttctttcaagAACTAAGCGAAAATGGCAGCAGAGGAAGGCCAAGTCTACGGTTGCCACAATCTTGAATCATGGAACGAGCAGCTTCAAAAAGGCAACGACTCCAAAAAATTggtactttttaaaattttttttccaaagcCTTTTATatgatcttttaattttattttatttagcgtTGATtttcggttttttttttcagactgctctgttttctgttttcatttgtttcgtatgtttatattatgatttggttGTTCTATTTGCAGGGTGATTTGAATAATGGGTTCtagatttagaattttaatattaaaaaatatttaccatCAGAAAAAGTTTATGGCTTTAAGCTTTCCATTAAAAAAACGATTTCCGTCCTTGGTGAAGGTATCTCTCAGCGAATACTATGATACATGAGTTACTGACATGCCAGTCTTATGTATCCCATTTGATATCTTCGTAGCTGAGAATCAACAAATTCAACTTCGCATTGTTATTAGTCTATATTATGAGAAGGATTGTACGAAGTTGTGATTTCACGACATCTTTATCCCTTTtcaatgtttttagtatttttagttggatttgaatttttctgaaagaaaaaattataaatcagAAAGAAAAATCTGATTTATCATTCTCTTATTGGAAATGGTAGAATCATTTCATACAATACATTCTCCTATTTTACATGTTAAAACTTGGATTGAATGGAGATCGGGTGATTAATGTATACTGATTAGatctgtccatgggccgggcggcccagcctggcccgacggcccgcccgaaatatgtgAGGAttcaggtaaaaatataagcccgaaatatgggcttgggcaaaaaaacgagacccatttaaaaaacgggccgggcctcaggcaccacttttttggcccgagcccgaatataataaatatatattttttatttttatttttttattttaaaatacttttaaaatatttttatttttaaaataattttttaatgtttattaaaaatgggccgggctgggcttatgatattttctcgggccgggcttgggtaaaatttcaggcccatattttgggccgggcctgggcctaggaggcgggctgaaaattttttccgggcccggcccgaactCGAcacggcccggcccatggacaggtctaatacTGATACAGAGGATACTTAAGAAACAAATAAGTTGTTAGTATATGGACAGGCTTAATATTTATCCTCTTTGGTTGCATCTTTCCCTGTTATAAAGAATATTTACCAACAACTCAATGGAGCAAAGTGGTAAATAAGCTCTCTATATATGTTAAGTGTATTTAGGTTTATaacttatttacaattattttacaACAGTTGCTAGTAGTGACATAAACTGATGGGAATAAATGTGAGAGTAATGAATTTTATGGTTTGGTagctgttctttttttttttttttgtaaataaaaaatatttgtgttcgatATTTCTGTTAGAGCATTTGGTTATGAGTGTGGGTTTTCCTATACTTGCCTCTGAAATCAGATGCCATAGCCTGTTCACACCGTATACTTTTTCTCCGCTAACCATTTTAAGCTTGTATATGTTTACGTTTTGCTTCATTGGACATGGTATATGAATTTTGAGCTAGTATGGTAAATGAAGGTGGTGGTTGATTTCACTGCTTCATGGTGTGGACCCTGCCGTTTCATTGCACCTTTCCTGGCTGAACTAGCCAAGAGGTTCCCTTCTGTTATCTTTCTTAAGGTGGATGTGGATGAGTTGAAGGTAAACTTGAAATTGAACTAATCGATTCTATGCTTTATGATGTGATAGATACACAGATGAATTGATCGAATtcggtttttctttttttgttttacagGAGGTTGCTACCGATTGGGCAGTGGAGGCTATGCCGACTTTCATGTTCATCAAGGAAGGGAAGATTGTGGACAAAGTGACGGGAGCAAAGAAAGAAGAGCTTCAGCAGACTGTGATAAAGCATATGGCTGCCACCAGTACTACTTCTTCAGCttgattttatgataattattagTTCAACTGTCTTTATCTTTAATGTTTGGAGGAACTTGACCTCATGATTATGTCCTGCTACATCTCTTATGTTATTAGACCTTAAGTTTCTTTATCTATggatctttcattttatttaaagcaTGCATATATTATCAGCGTTCTTCGTTCTTTACAGTATCTAGTATACGTTTTTAAACTATCTTATAGCATTTTAGCTTTCAAATCTTGAAAATTTAAGagttatattttctttctatcttCTGATAGTCTTAAAATATCACTTTGCTTTGACAACTTTTCATATAATAGATGACcatgttaaaaaaacaatatcatTACAAATAAATATCAATGATCTTTATGGCATTTGTTATGCGCATATTTGATATCAAATTCTCTTGcaaaaataactattaataGCCTAGTAATTAATGTCAAATCTCTATCAAGCAATTATAGCATTATGAAACAAGAGTGAAACTGGTTAGAAGACCAACCACGTGCACAGCAGTAAAATGCAGCCGGTTTTCAACTTCAAATGCCGCAGGCAACTGTTGCTTTCTCCACGTTGTTGTAAAATGtggttaatttggttatagCTAGTGCCTCTCCATAAAGTGATGTTCTTGTGGACTTCGTTATATGAACTTCTACATAA
This genomic window from Gossypium raimondii isolate GPD5lz chromosome 10, ASM2569854v1, whole genome shotgun sequence contains:
- the LOC105777026 gene encoding thioredoxin H-type; the protein is MAAEEGQVYGCHNLESWNEQLQKGNDSKKLVVVDFTASWCGPCRFIAPFLAELAKRFPSVIFLKVDVDELKEVATDWAVEAMPTFMFIKEGKIVDKVTGAKKEELQQTVIKHMAATSTTSSA